In Phocoena phocoena chromosome 3, mPhoPho1.1, whole genome shotgun sequence, the DNA window CACCTTTAGCTACACCCTGGAGGATCACACCAAGCAGGCCTTCGGCATCATGAACGAACTGCGGCTCAGCCAGCAGCTGTGTGATGTCACACTGCAGGTCAAGTACCAGGACGCACCAGCCGCCCAGTTCATGGCCCACAAGGTGGTGCTGGCCTCATCCAGCCCCGTCTTCAAGGCCATGTTCACCAATGGGCTGCGGGAGCAGGGCATGGAGGTGGTGTCCATTGAGGGCATCCACCCCAAGGTCATGGAGCGCCTCATTGAGTTCGCCTACACGGCCTCCATCTCCATGGGTGAGAAGTGTGTGCTCCATGTCATGAACGGTGCCGTCATGTACCAGATTGACAGCGTGGTCCGCGCCTGCAGCGACTTCCTGGTGCAGCAGCTGGATCCCAGCAACGCCATTGGCATCGCCAACTTCGCCGAGCAGATCGGCTGTACTGAGCTGCATCAGCGTGCCCGAGAGTACATCTACATGCACTTTGGGGAGGTGAGCGAGGGGAGGGGACGTGGAGCCAGGGCTTGGGAGCAGCATCAGAAGGACCAGGGAACAGACAGGTGGTCATCACTGTCTCCCCTTAAGATGTGAAGGGTCAAGGCGAGAAGCTGGAGAAACATGGGGTTCTGGTTTCCTAGTCTACATATCTGGGGCAACTCTGGGAAACAGCGAGGAAAGTGAGGCCTTCACGGGTTTCTGGGCCCCCTGGTCTCTCTGGGGTCAAAGGTGGGGATAGGGTGCAGTGAATATGTTGGCAGTTCCATCCTGGTGTGCTGAGCAGGGCCTGACCTTTCAGTCAGTCCGCCATTATATATTGAACACCCATGGCATGCTGTTGACTGCAAGTATGACCCTTACACATGTTTTCTTTGGTCCACGGAGTGTTGTCCTAGCACTATGCTTTGTTTCGTTTTCGTTTTTAAGTGGAGGAAGTTGTGAATAGAGAAAATAAGTGCTTGTTTAGCACTTGCTATGGGCCAGCCCCTGTTCTAAGTGATTTTCATCCTTTAAATCACTGAATCTTCCCAGCTCTCCTAGGAGGAGGTGTGCTTTAGAGTGCCTTCTTGGAAGTTTTCAAAGTCATCCTCCAGTGGCTGGGACCAGCTGGGGTGGACACTACCCTGATCCCCACTCCTCTTCTTCTCTACCACCTTGGGGGTTGTCCAGATGCTCCAAGAAGCTCTGGCATTAGTCCTAAGGCCTGTGGCTTCCAGGAAGGTGGTCCAAGAGCAAGGCTCTCCCACTGACCTGCACAGCATTGGTTTCAAGGGATTGCATGGGCTTGTGGGTACCAGAAAATTGGGAACCCGCTTATGTGGGGTGACTGAAATTATTTATATAGACCAGTGCCTGGCAAGAAATATTTACCCCAGGAGTAGCCCTGCTATGAGATAGCTACTAATTTAATCTCctttttatagaggaagaaaacCAAGACCTGGAATGTTTCAGatctttgcccaaagtcacacagttagaaAGTAGTAGGCCGAAATTGCAACTCAGGCTGTTTTCTTCGAgcctgaacttttttttctttctagaatatTCTATTGCTATTGCCTTTGTAGTCTGTCTGctattttgaaaagtaatttccttaaaagaaaagggTAACCTTATAGTTCAAATACAAAATCATACAAAACGGTACACGGTACATTGTGTCCTTGCCCATTTGCCTGAGTACTTGTGTATTACACGCTTGGCTCATGTAATgtaactcatttgatcctcacaaactGTGAGGTTCGTACTATTCAAATCCCCATTTCACACCTGAGGAAGCTGAGGTCGTCAGAGGCAGGttgagtgacttgtccaaggtcatagcACTGTTGAAGGgcgggctgggggggtggggaggtggagagagacaTGTAAGTCAGCCCGTCACACAAATGCCCTCTGCAGGTGGCCAAGCAAGAGGAGTTCTTCAACCTGTCCCACTGCCAGCTGGTGACCCTCATCAGCCGGGATGATCTGAACGTGCGCTGCGAGTCTGAGGTCTTCCACGCCTGTATCAACTGGGTCAAGTACGACTGCGAGCAGCGGCGCTTCTACGTGCAGGCGCTGCTGCGGGCTGTGCGCTGCCACTCGCTCACACCCCACTTCCTGCAGATGCAGCTGCAGAAGTGCGAGATCCTGCAGTCGGACTCCCGCTGCAAGGACTACCTGGTGAAGATCTTCCAGGAGCTCACCCTGCACAAGCCCACCCAGGTGATGCCCTGCCGGGCGCCCAAGGTGGGCCGGCTCATCTACACGGCCGGCGGTTACTTCCGCCAGTCACTCAGCTACTTGGAGGCCTACAACCCCAGTGATGGCACCTGGCTCCGGTTGGCGGACCTGCAGGTGCCAAGGAGCGGGCTGGCGGGCTGTGTGGTAGGTGGGCTGCTGTATGCCGTGGGTGGCCGGAACAACTCCCCCGATGGCAACACCGACTCCAGCGCCCTGGACTGCTACAACCCCATGACCAACCAGTGGTCGCCCTGCGCCTCCATGAGCGTACCTCGAAACCGAATCGGGGTTGGGGTCATCGATGGGCACATCTATGCTGTCGGCGGCTCCCATGGCTGTATCCACCACAACAGTGTGGAGAGGTGAGTGGCGGCGTCTGGAGGGGTGGGCTCCAAGGGTTCCACTGCTGACAGGTCCCAAACCATTGGGATCTGGCGGTTCCCCCTGTTATTGAGTGCTTTTCTCTGTGCCTTGCCTTCAGGGAGTGGAAGCCTCAAGGTGAAGCTAAACTCCTGGGAGATTTATGGTCGTGACCTTGGATGCTGGGTCTGGGCCTGGGAACTGTTTACAGGGCCACCACAAATGCACACAGCAACTTTATGCAGCTTTGGAAAAAGTCCCATCAGTTTGAAATTGTTGTAATATGCTGATTTTGTTAAAACGTGACACCTCACTGCCATCTGTCCACAAATTGTTGTAATAAACATATGTATGAGGCCTGCTACATGCTAGGTCCCCCCTTAGATGTGGTGCCCTTGTGCAGTACACAGTCTGCACAACTGTGCGTGGTGACCCTGTGTTTAGAGGCCAAGTATTTTGGGCTTTTGACTCTCCTATAGCCGCgtcctctgccttcttgttttccAGAGGTGTGAGCCAGAATACAGTTCTCACCTGGAACTTGTTAAAACAAACTCCCTGGCCCACGACAGGGGATGCTGGAGATCTGGCATTGGTGGGTTTGGAGTGAGGCTGGGGAGTAGGAATTTTAATCAAACACCCCAGAGGCTTCTAATGTACACGGTCTGTGAATAGGATGACGAGATGGTGCATCACCCTCGACAGGCCACTTTCGAGAAGAAAAGGGGCCCTATGAATTATTCTGGGAGCACAGGCCTGAACTGGAAGTGCCTGGGCCAACTGGGACATATGGTTACTCCGTCTTTGAGCATCATACTTTGAGAAGAACCATGCCAGGGGGTAGCCTAGTTGTTAGGACTGGGGTTCAGGTGTCCAAGAGAGCTGGATCAAACCCCAGGTCTGCCACTTCCTGGGTGACCCTGAGTATGCCatctcacctctctgtgcctctgtcttgTCATCTGTGAGGTGGGGGACAATAGCGAGGACTCCTTTCCCCACCAGGCTGTGTGGGGCTTTGGTGAGATAACACACATAACACTCAGCACAGGCAGTGGTATGATGGAGCCATTGGGGTCCAACAGATGTgcgtgtgaccttgagcagatgGTGgctgtgaacctcagtttcctcatctggaaaatggatcTCCTGATAACTTGTGTTTTGGGGAATCCTTGTGAGAATTAAAGAGTTCAAGTGCCTAAAGACGTAGCAGAATGTCAGTGGGGGTCAGTGTTCCAGGTCAGCTGTGGTTGCTGCTGTCACTGTTACTATGTCGTTGCAGGTATGAGCCAGAGCGGGATGAGTGGCACTTGGTGGCCCCAATGCTGACACGAAGGATCGGGGTGGGAGTGGCTGTCCTCAACCGTCTACTCTACGCGGTCGGGGGCTTTGACGGGACGAACCGCCTTAACTCAGCCGAGTGTTACTACCCAGAGAGAAACGAGTGGCGAACGATCACACCCATGAACACCATCCGGAGTGGGGCAGGTGCGCTGGGGctgcggggaggggagagaagaggaacaCCTTCCCGCCCCTGGGCGTGAAACTCGGCCAGGCCTCCTGTTTCAGCCTTAAACCCCATGGCACGCACAGGAGAGCTAGATTCTGATAGAGTCCTGGCTCTTCTCTCCCGGCTTTGTTTCTAAAGGGTCACtcgggagaggggagaagggggaggggagggtccccCCGCCCAAGAAGGTGGTGGCTGAGGCCCGCAAGGCCAGGCCCCGGGAGTCACCCTCTCTGTGTGGTACCACTTAGGAGTCTGCGTCCTGCACAACTGCATCTATGCTGCGGGGGGCTACGATGGTCAGGACCAGCTGAACAGCGTGGAACGCTACGACGTGGAGACAGAAACATGGACTTTCGTAGCCCCCATGAAGCATCGGCGAAGCGCTCTGGGAATTACTGTGCACCAGGGAAGAATCTATGTTCTCGGtgaggccctgggggtgggggcctgggTGGAGAAGCCTACCTAACCCCATCTTTTAGGGGCAGGCTCCAATCCTGGCAGGAAGGCATCTTGTggtttcttctcctctttttcccCCTGCCCTCGGAGGGAGCAACCATCCCTTCTGCTCTCCCTGCAGGAGGCTACGACGGTCACACATTCTTAGACAGCGTGGAGTGTTACGACCCAGACACGGACACCTGGAGTGAGGTGACCTGCATGACATCTGGCCGGAGTGGAGTTGGCGTCGCTGTCACCATGGAACCCTGCCGGAAGCAGATTGACCAGCAGAACTGTACCTGTTGAGCCACTTTTGTTTCTTGGGCAAAAAAATGTTCTAACCCAGAGTACTGTCGTCTTTGTACaaaaacagggacaaaagaaAAGGCTACAGAGCAAATGCTTGTCCTCCAGGATGGGAGGCTGGGATGCCTCAGTGTTAAAATGACAACTCGAAAGAAAAGGCCAGATTGGGAACCCGTGAGCCCATCAGAGTAGTCCCAGGAATGTCCAAGAGAGCCTGCCC includes these proteins:
- the KEAP1 gene encoding kelch-like ECH-associated protein 1, which translates into the protein MQLEPGPSGAGAHTQFLPLRSQRPEGAGDTVMYASTECKAEVTPSQHGNRTFSYTLEDHTKQAFGIMNELRLSQQLCDVTLQVKYQDAPAAQFMAHKVVLASSSPVFKAMFTNGLREQGMEVVSIEGIHPKVMERLIEFAYTASISMGEKCVLHVMNGAVMYQIDSVVRACSDFLVQQLDPSNAIGIANFAEQIGCTELHQRAREYIYMHFGEVAKQEEFFNLSHCQLVTLISRDDLNVRCESEVFHACINWVKYDCEQRRFYVQALLRAVRCHSLTPHFLQMQLQKCEILQSDSRCKDYLVKIFQELTLHKPTQVMPCRAPKVGRLIYTAGGYFRQSLSYLEAYNPSDGTWLRLADLQVPRSGLAGCVVGGLLYAVGGRNNSPDGNTDSSALDCYNPMTNQWSPCASMSVPRNRIGVGVIDGHIYAVGGSHGCIHHNSVERYEPERDEWHLVAPMLTRRIGVGVAVLNRLLYAVGGFDGTNRLNSAECYYPERNEWRTITPMNTIRSGAGVCVLHNCIYAAGGYDGQDQLNSVERYDVETETWTFVAPMKHRRSALGITVHQGRIYVLGGYDGHTFLDSVECYDPDTDTWSEVTCMTSGRSGVGVAVTMEPCRKQIDQQNCTC